DNA from Lactobacillus sp. ESL0791:
GGCTCATATTCGTTACTTTACTAGTATCCCAACCATCTAAGTTTAATGCTTTAGTACTAGAATCCGTCTTTAAACTGGAACAGTCACGAAACATCTGTCCCATATCAATACTAGTCACACTACTATCACTGCCAATGGCCCAGTTATTTCCATTATGATGCAAGTCTATCGATTTCAAACTGCCGTCACTTTTAAACATACTGTTCATGGTAGTTACTTTGCTGATATTCCATTTATCCAAATCCACACTAGTTAAGTTGTACATAGACTGAAACATACCTGACATGTCAGTTACACTGCTGGTATCCCAACTATCTAAATTTAGACCGCCAGAACCGATAACGGAAAAATATGTACTAGAAAACATATTGTTCATATTTACCACTTTACTGGTATCCCAACTATTAACTGATTTAGCCAATGTTAAAGTAGTAATACTGGATCCAATATTATTAAACATGTAACTCATATCCGTTACACTATGAGTATCAAAATTACTAACATTCAAGCTGGTTAAGCGTGTAGTTTGAAACATATTACTCATATTTTTTACTTTGCCGGTATTCCAGTTCGTAAAAGTTATACCGCGCAAATTAGAGCTGTAAGAAAACATTTGGCTCATATCTTCTACGTTGCCGACATTCCAATTGCTTAGATCCAAAGTATCAGTCAAGCCTGTGTAAGAAAACATTTGGCTCATGTTCGTTACGCTGCCGGTATTCCAGTAGTTGCCTGAAGCAGCAATATTCAAATCCGCGGTTTTCAATTTTTGATCATTATAAAACATTTGGCTCATATTCGTTACCTTGCTGGTGTTCCAACTGCCAAATGTAATGCTTGTTAATTCTCGATCATTATAAAACATATCAGCCATATTGCCCGCATTGCTGGTATCTAATCCAGTAAGATTTAAAGTTTGCAGTCCAGTATATTGCCCCGACTGTCCATAGAGATTAGCAAACATATAAGACATGTCTGTTCCAATTGGGTTGCCACCTGCGTCAACTGTAACAGCTGTGTGCCAGCCGTTACCAAGAGTTATAGTGGCCAAATGGCTATTGCCGTTGCCATCAAACATATGGGACATGTTATACACGCTGCCAGTATTCCAGCTAGACAAATTCAAACTAGTCAAATTCCTAACACTACAAAACATATAGGACATATTAGTCACGTTACCGGTATTCCAATTAGGCAAATCTAGACTCGTCAAACTGCTATCATTACAAAACATATAGGACATGTCTGTTACTGCACTGGTATCTAAATTATTAAGCCCTTCAATTGCTGTCAAATTAGGCAAATCTGCAAATTTACGCGAACTATTTGCAGCCAACTTAATATCATTACCAAAAACAATTTTCTTAACACTATAAGCAGAAATTCCGGCACGGGACATAATGTTACTAATACTGCCATCATCATAATAATTATAATTGTAACCAGAAAGTTTGCCGTCACCAACAGCTCTATAGGTTAAGGTACCTGTGCTACTATTAAATTCCCATGAATCGCTGCCATCGGTTCCCGAATTAGAACGCAGTGAAATCCCATCTTGAGGGCCTACTTGCTCTTTTTTTGTAGTGTATTCTGCCAGCAGTGTCGTCAACTTATCTGAGGCCGCAGTAATATCAGCAAGCAGCTTGGTCTGATCATCTTCCGACAATGGTGAACTGCCCAAATCATGGTATTTATTAGCCACTGTCTGTGCCTGAGCGATCGTCGTTTGCAGTGCTTCCTGCTTTTCCAAGGTTTCCTGCTTATACTTGTCCGAGTTACTGATTGTCTTAGCTTGATCCAATGCAGTATTCAAACTAGTTGCTGCCGCATTTAATTTCTGTTCTGCTTCAACTTTCTTGTTTTGATCAGCTGTATCCTCTGGCTGCTGCTCAGCCGAACTAGACGGCGCAGAAGCTGGTACTTCTTCACTTGTCTTAGGTGTTTCAGGTACTGTTGCGTCACGCAAAAATGAAGTTAAGCCGGCAAAAGTCGTTAGTTTGACCTTTGGTTGGTCACTGGCCTCTGCTTGGTTATGTTTTCCTGTCTGCGTATTATCATTAATAGAAGCATTAGTACCTGCAGTGGTAGCTGTATCAGCTTGTTGCTGGTCTGCCGAACTAGATGCTGTCTGCCCCTGATTATTAGTTTGCACGTTGGTCTCGCCTTGCGGCTTTTGGGCATCAGCTTTAACTACTTGATTATTAGCATTAACAAAACCAAGACCAATCAGGACAGAAGCTGCCCCAACTGTTAGCTTGCGAATTGAAAAATTTTCTTGCTTATTCTGCGATCCAATTTTTTTAGACCGCTCAGTAAAGTTATTCCTACTCAACATTTGACCTCCTGATTATCTGTCTTCAAATATAATTATATATATAGTTAATGATAAAACAAAATGCAATTTTTGTAAACGTTATTTTTAATAACAATTAGAAAAAAATTAATAACAATGGCTTTTATTTGAAAAGCATTTTAAAACATATTCTACTTACAGGTAACACTTATATATCAACCGAAAAGAAGCAGACAGACAATGATTGTACGATGAGACAGCAAACAATTTTAAAACAAAAAATAATTACAATATTTCTTCATAACTAAATAATTAAAAGGTTTCAAATTATAATCAAATACTTAGTAAAGTATAGAATAACTCAGTAAAAAGCAATAACAGTTTAGGCAGTAAAAAAAGCCGCGTAAAAAATTAACTTTTAATAAAAATAACAGTGAAAATATCTTTTCCACCGTTACTGTTAGATTAACTGTTACTATTTAGTACGAAGAACCTGCAGGTTTTTGGTGATTTTTGTTTGCAAGATAAAAGCAATTTTAACTATAGACTATAAATGGCAGTTTGGCAGTATTTGTAGCACTTGATTTTATAAAAGTTATGTTATTTTAGAGGATATTTTGGAGCAATTTTGCTTGAAAATGATTCATACTCGAGTCAAAAATGGTAGATTATGGTTTTTAAAAGTAATATATATTAAAAGTAAGCAAAAAAAGCGCTACTGGATTTACCAATAGCGCAAAAACTTGAAAAGTTTTAAATTTTTATATTAGCAGCAAAAATTAGTTCGCATTTCCGCCGCGTTTCTTAATAATTTCTTCTTGAATTGATTTCGGTGTTGCCGAGTAGTGGTCAAAGACCATCGTGAATGTCCCACGACCCTGGGTTGACGAACGCAAAGTAGTTGCATAGCCAAACATTTCAGCTAACGGAACCATGGCATTCAGCACCTTGGCACCGGAACGATCCTGCATATCACCCATCGTACCACGGCGAGCGGTGATTGAACCCATAACGTCACCCAAGTACTCTTCAGGAGTAATTACTTGAACCTTCATGATCGGCTCCAAAATAACGGCACCAGCCTTAGATGAAGCGTTTCTCAAAGCGAGTGAGGCAGCAACCTTAAAGGCTGCTTCAGATGAGTCGACTTCGTGATAACTACCATCATAAAGTTTAGCCTTAACATCGATCAACGGGTAGCCGGCTAAAATACCATTCTTCATTGATTCCTGCAAACCAGCATCAACTGATGGGATAAATTCACGCGGAACAACCCCGCCGACGATGGCATCTTCAAATTCGTAGCCTTTGCCCCGTTCATTTGGTGTAAAGTCAATCCAAACGTCACCGTATTGGCCTTTACCACCTGACTGACGGACAAACTTACCTTGAGCCTTAGCTTCCTTAGTAAAGGTTTCACGGTAAGCAACTTGTGGTTCACCGATTGTTGCTTCAACGTGGAATTCACGCTTCATCCGCTCAACCATGATTTGCAGGTGCAATTCACCCATTCCGGCAATCAAAGTTTGGCCGGTTTCGGCATTAGTTTCAGCTCTAAAGGTCGGGTCTTCCTCGGTCAGCTTCTGCAGGGCAACATCCAGCTTATCACGGTCAGCCTTTGATTTTGGCTCAATAGAAACCTGAATAACCGGATCAGGAACTTCCAAACTTTCCAAAATAAGCGGGTGATCCGGATCAGTCAATGAATCACCAGTGGTCGTATTCTTCAAACCAATGGCACCGGCAATATCACCTGAAAATACTTCCGGGATTTCCTTACGTGAGTTGGCGTGCATTTGCAGCAAACGACCAACACGCTCACGACCGTTCTTTGAAGCGTTCAATACATACGAACCTGATTCCAATGAACCGGTATAAACCCGGATATAGGTTAAACGGCCAACAAACGGGTCAGTCGCAATCTTGAATGCCAAAGCTGAAAACGGCTTGTCATCCCCAGCAACTAATTCAACTTCTTCACCAGTCTTAGGATCATGAGCAATATAAGGCTTAACATCTAATGGTGACGGCAAATAGTCAACCACACCGTCAAGCATCATCTGGACACCCTTGTTCTTAAATGCAGAACCAGCAAATACTGGGAACAATTTCAGATCCAAAGTTGCTTTACGGATTGCTGCCTTTAACTCGTCAATTGAAATTTCTGCACCATCCAAGTACTTTTCCATAATGCCGTCATCAACATCAGCTACTTGCTCAATTAAAGCATCGCGGCGCTTTTGCGCTTCTTCCTTGTATTCATCGGGAACCGGAATCGTTTCCCACTTAGAACCAAGCTGATCTTCATCATAAACGTCAGCAACCATGTTAATCAGGTCAATAACACCTTCAAAAGTCTCAGCAGCGCCAATCGGCATTTGAACAGCCAAGGCATTTGCATTCAAGCGTTCATGCAAAGATTTAACGGAGTTATCAAAGTCGGCCCCGATTTTATCCATTTTATTAACAAAAACAATCCGCGGAACACCGTAGGTCTCGGCCTGACGCCAAACATTTTCAGTTTGCGGCTCAACCCCGGCCTGAGCATCAAGAA
Protein-coding regions in this window:
- the fusA gene encoding elongation factor G; this encodes MANKREFPLEKTRNIGIMAHIDAGKTTTTERILYYTGKIHKIGETHEGDSQMDWMDEEKERGITITSAATTAQWKDHRINIIDTPGHVDFTIEVERSLRVLDGAVTVLDAQAGVEPQTENVWRQAETYGVPRIVFVNKMDKIGADFDNSVKSLHERLNANALAVQMPIGAAETFEGVIDLINMVADVYDEDQLGSKWETIPVPDEYKEEAQKRRDALIEQVADVDDGIMEKYLDGAEISIDELKAAIRKATLDLKLFPVFAGSAFKNKGVQMMLDGVVDYLPSPLDVKPYIAHDPKTGEEVELVAGDDKPFSALAFKIATDPFVGRLTYIRVYTGSLESGSYVLNASKNGRERVGRLLQMHANSRKEIPEVFSGDIAGAIGLKNTTTGDSLTDPDHPLILESLEVPDPVIQVSIEPKSKADRDKLDVALQKLTEEDPTFRAETNAETGQTLIAGMGELHLQIMVERMKREFHVEATIGEPQVAYRETFTKEAKAQGKFVRQSGGKGQYGDVWIDFTPNERGKGYEFEDAIVGGVVPREFIPSVDAGLQESMKNGILAGYPLIDVKAKLYDGSYHEVDSSEAAFKVAASLALRNASSKAGAVILEPIMKVQVITPEEYLGDVMGSITARRGTMGDMQDRSGAKVLNAMVPLAEMFGYATTLRSSTQGRGTFTMVFDHYSATPKSIQEEIIKKRGGNAN